A genomic region of Lachnoclostridium edouardi contains the following coding sequences:
- a CDS encoding DUF4368 domain-containing protein, producing the protein MASQKQILQEYAERNGFQNPRFFVDDGYSGVTFDRPAYLEMMAEVEAGRVSTIIVKDHSRLGRNRLVVGILLEETFAQHHVRYIAINDGVDTINGIDDSIAVRDLFNEWHARDTSKKVKAVIMAAARRGERIGTSAPYGYKKDEENPKHLIPDEQTAPVVSRIFELCAGGLGPDKIARILTQEQVLTPTAYAYRTRGVRHSALNLDRPYAWSGSTVAGILEHEEYIGNTINCRTYTPSFKSKKSLLNPPDKILRFEGTHEPLIALDTWEIVQRVRQGKRRPTKLGQQDVLSGLVYCKDCGSRHYFCQCGSWDELFQRLTSSHQSRAKKELALGHLSDGQFQTLVQGYEQEKAELETKAETLRNEIANRQDTLLNADRFRRLVDKYTDITELTPELVREFIQRIEIHERSGRHKKKHYTQQVDIYFNFIGQA; encoded by the coding sequence ATCGCGTCTCAAAAACAGATTTTACAAGAGTACGCAGAACGGAACGGTTTCCAGAATCCCCGGTTCTTTGTGGATGACGGGTACTCCGGTGTGACCTTCGACCGTCCGGCCTATCTGGAGATGATGGCAGAGGTAGAGGCGGGACGGGTGTCCACCATCATCGTCAAAGATCACTCCCGCCTGGGCCGCAACCGGCTGGTGGTAGGCATCCTGCTGGAAGAAACCTTCGCCCAGCATCACGTCCGCTATATCGCCATCAACGACGGCGTGGACACCATCAACGGGATTGATGACAGCATTGCCGTGCGGGACTTGTTCAACGAGTGGCACGCCCGTGATACCAGCAAGAAGGTGAAGGCGGTCATCATGGCAGCGGCGCGGCGGGGAGAACGGATTGGGACTTCCGCCCCCTACGGCTACAAGAAGGATGAAGAAAACCCAAAGCATCTGATCCCAGATGAACAGACCGCCCCTGTGGTGTCCCGTATCTTTGAGCTGTGCGCCGGCGGGCTTGGCCCGGACAAGATCGCCAGAATACTCACACAGGAACAAGTCCTCACCCCAACCGCCTACGCCTACCGTACCAGAGGTGTCCGCCACTCCGCTTTGAATCTGGACAGGCCCTATGCCTGGTCTGGGAGTACAGTAGCCGGTATTCTGGAGCACGAGGAATACATCGGCAACACCATCAACTGCCGGACCTATACCCCATCCTTCAAGAGCAAAAAGAGCCTTCTGAACCCGCCGGACAAGATACTCCGCTTTGAGGGGACCCATGAGCCTTTGATCGCTCTGGACACATGGGAGATCGTCCAACGGGTGCGGCAGGGCAAGCGGAGGCCCACCAAGCTGGGACAACAGGATGTTCTCTCCGGGCTGGTCTACTGCAAGGACTGCGGCTCACGGCATTATTTCTGCCAGTGCGGGAGCTGGGACGAATTGTTCCAAAGGCTCACCAGCAGCCATCAGAGCAGGGCGAAAAAGGAACTGGCTTTGGGGCATCTCTCCGATGGGCAATTTCAAACGCTGGTGCAGGGCTATGAGCAGGAAAAGGCGGAACTTGAAACAAAGGCGGAAACGCTCAGAAATGAGATTGCCAACCGTCAAGACACGCTTCTGAACGCCGACCGCTTCCGCAGGCTGGTGGACAAGTACACGGATATTACGGAACTGACGCCGGAGCTGGTGCGGGAGTTTATTCAGCGGATTGAGATACACGAACGCTCCGGGCGGCACAAGAAAAAGCATTACACCCAGCAGGTCGATATTTACTTCAATTTCATCGGCCAGGCATGA
- a CDS encoding TetR/AcrR family transcriptional regulator has product MNETSQTTLDLILEAAAKEFLAKGFQSASLRNIVKTVGMTTGAFYGYFKSKEELFEALVGEHYDFMLNCFQKAQTEFAQLPVQQQPENLSNISGLCMFDMLHYAYEHLDVFKLILCGAEGTRFSGLIDEMVEIETTATHNYMNVLKSLGRPAPFIDQRLEHILITGMFNAFFELVIHEMPLDQAEIYLQELRTFYTAGWMKIMGQ; this is encoded by the coding sequence ATGAATGAAACATCACAAACAACTTTAGATTTAATTTTAGAGGCCGCCGCAAAAGAATTTCTGGCAAAAGGTTTTCAGTCTGCTTCTCTCCGCAATATTGTAAAAACAGTGGGTATGACCACAGGAGCATTTTATGGTTACTTTAAAAGCAAGGAGGAGCTGTTTGAGGCTTTAGTGGGGGAACATTATGACTTTATGTTAAACTGTTTTCAAAAAGCCCAGACAGAGTTCGCCCAGCTGCCTGTTCAGCAGCAGCCGGAAAATCTAAGCAATATTTCAGGACTTTGTATGTTTGATATGCTGCATTACGCATATGAGCATTTAGACGTATTTAAGCTTATTTTATGCGGCGCAGAAGGAACCCGCTTTTCCGGGCTGATTGACGAAATGGTAGAGATTGAGACAACGGCTACCCACAATTATATGAATGTTCTAAAGTCCTTAGGCAGGCCGGCTCCTTTTATTGACCAGCGCCTAGAACACATTTTGATTACCGGAATGTTTAATGCTTTTTTTGAATTAGTGATTCACGAAATGCCGCTGGATCAGGCAGAAATCTATTTGCAGGAACTGCGGACCTTTTACACTGCCGGGTGGATGAAAATTATGGGGCAATAG
- a CDS encoding N-acetylmuramoyl-L-alanine amidase family protein has product MKTVKRYLASALIAAMVFTSTGMTTLAAQMKGGRAASDAAGSKEISVTLPKSETLDLGETKNVTAKVEWKTATPGEATPSEPATPSEPATPSEPSTPSEPATPGEATTSETALFLKLVQGDVEFISSNEDVLQVNVVSDFDGDDGDEGETNVELELYGQGVGNATLQAVVDGQVKAECEVEVKAPNFKLSKSSVKVDANKDADNHTAEVEVITDYEDAFVDAEVGDDQIAVVDQDGNIFTITGLKAGETELVVTIDGLGEKIELTCKVTVVDTTVYDVKPEASEVVIAVDPEDVATPEIPSDLPEGLEITAEDMKLLKENALSEILGDIESNFYVAEFVDEDVDGTTFNMSGIMEEGQKAVVTIEETLNSIELEAVVVGEGQDAEVVVRAKKLGFDVKPYADILNADGSIAKEKQDLSNLTNKNKAVKFPLPVPYFNIDENAKYGKVVHKAKTGTYTSYPAIQDEYDAYYVKVTTKNGFSPFELTFVDEIPSTHVPSGGGSGSGGRNVVSESNGTWVQDAKGWWFRLSDNSYPKNGWYECIVNNVRNWYCFDEEGYMRTGWVDSDGYRYFLHNVSDGNQGYMYTGWHEISGSWYYFHTETGGPKGSLLVNGTTPDGYQTGADGVWIQ; this is encoded by the coding sequence ATGAAAACAGTAAAAAGATATTTAGCCTCGGCTTTGATTGCCGCCATGGTGTTTACAAGCACAGGAATGACAACCTTAGCCGCGCAGATGAAAGGAGGGAGAGCCGCTTCAGATGCAGCAGGAAGCAAAGAAATCTCTGTTACATTACCTAAATCAGAAACATTAGACTTAGGAGAAACAAAGAACGTAACAGCAAAGGTAGAGTGGAAAACAGCAACTCCAGGAGAAGCAACCCCAAGTGAACCGGCTACTCCAAGCGAACCAGCAACCCCAAGTGAGCCGTCAACCCCAAGTGAACCAGCAACTCCAGGGGAGGCTACTACAAGCGAGACAGCTTTGTTCTTAAAACTTGTACAGGGCGACGTGGAATTTATAAGCAGCAACGAGGATGTTCTCCAGGTAAATGTCGTATCTGATTTTGACGGAGACGATGGAGATGAGGGAGAAACAAATGTAGAGCTTGAGCTTTACGGTCAGGGAGTTGGAAATGCAACACTTCAGGCTGTAGTAGACGGTCAGGTAAAGGCTGAATGTGAAGTAGAGGTAAAAGCTCCAAACTTTAAATTAAGTAAATCCAGTGTAAAGGTTGACGCTAATAAGGATGCAGACAATCATACTGCAGAAGTAGAGGTGATCACAGATTATGAAGATGCATTTGTAGATGCAGAAGTGGGAGATGATCAGATAGCAGTGGTTGACCAGGACGGCAATATCTTTACAATTACAGGATTAAAGGCTGGAGAAACAGAGCTTGTTGTTACTATAGACGGTTTAGGAGAAAAGATTGAGCTTACATGTAAAGTAACAGTTGTTGATACTACTGTTTATGATGTAAAGCCAGAGGCGTCTGAAGTAGTAATTGCAGTAGATCCAGAGGATGTAGCTACCCCTGAAATTCCATCTGACCTTCCAGAGGGATTAGAGATAACTGCAGAAGATATGAAACTTCTGAAAGAAAACGCATTAAGTGAAATATTAGGTGATATTGAATCTAATTTCTATGTTGCAGAATTTGTTGACGAGGACGTAGACGGAACAACATTTAACATGTCTGGAATTATGGAAGAAGGCCAGAAGGCAGTGGTAACAATCGAGGAAACCCTGAATTCTATTGAATTGGAAGCAGTAGTAGTTGGGGAAGGCCAGGATGCAGAGGTTGTTGTCAGAGCCAAGAAGCTTGGTTTTGATGTAAAACCATATGCAGATATTTTAAATGCAGACGGCAGTATAGCAAAAGAAAAACAGGATTTAAGCAACCTTACTAATAAAAATAAGGCTGTGAAATTCCCTCTGCCAGTTCCATATTTCAATATTGATGAAAATGCTAAGTATGGAAAAGTAGTACATAAAGCAAAAACAGGTACATATACAAGCTATCCTGCAATTCAGGATGAGTATGATGCATATTATGTAAAGGTTACAACGAAAAATGGCTTCTCACCATTTGAATTGACCTTTGTAGATGAAATTCCAAGCACACATGTTCCTAGCGGCGGCGGCTCCGGCTCCGGCGGCAGAAACGTTGTTTCTGAATCAAACGGAACATGGGTTCAGGATGCAAAGGGATGGTGGTTCCGTCTTTCAGACAACTCCTATCCAAAGAACGGCTGGTATGAGTGTATTGTAAACAATGTTAGAAACTGGTACTGCTTTGACGAGGAAGGCTATATGAGAACCGGATGGGTAGACAGCGACGGATATCGTTACTTCCTGCATAATGTATCAGACGGAAACCAGGGATATATGTACACAGGCTGGCATGAAATTAGTGGAAGCTGGTACTATTTCCACACAGAAACAGGCGGTCCAAAGGGCTCACTTCTGGTAAACGGCACAACACCAGACGGATATCAGACAGGAGCGGACGGAGTTTGGATTCAGTAA
- a CDS encoding ABC transporter ATP-binding protein has translation MKKQSNLSRLMSYAGGHKILTYLSWALSVISALLALIPFWYIWRIIRDILEVSPDYSQAVNVTQYGWSAVLFAIISIVVYIAALLCSHLSAFRVAANIRKELMRHIAALPLGVTEKYGSGKLRRIVNTSSTATETYLAHRLPDKAGAIATPIGLLVLLLVFDWRLGLLSLVPVVLGFLIMMKMTGKNMEQKLKEYQNALSDMSNEAVEYVRGVPVVKTFGQTIFSFKRFKATIDNYEKWVIAYTKALRLPMMFYTTAINGVFAFLIAGGIIFTRNGVTNELLLNLIFYIIITPVIGTTLTKIMFMSEDSMIAADAISRIDEILNEQPLSEEEKNNVPADNSITLEHVSYSYDGKKNALNDVSLSIKPGQTIALIGPSGGGKTTLANLVTRFFDPQKGRVLIGNIDIRLIPKKTLMNQVSFVFQHSRLIKASILENVRMAKPEATREEVLEALKSAQCLDIIEKLPDGIDTVVGTNGVYLSGGEQQRISIARAILKNAPILILDEATAFADPDNEVRVQQALSALSKGKTVIMIAHRLSSITDTDCIYVLQNGQIAESGTHSQLLEKNGLFTNMWKNYSQSTEWKISKEAKA, from the coding sequence ATGAAAAAGCAGTCTAATTTATCCAGATTGATGAGCTATGCCGGAGGGCATAAAATATTGACTTATCTTTCTTGGGCCCTGTCTGTCATAAGCGCTCTCTTGGCTCTTATACCTTTTTGGTATATATGGCGTATTATCCGGGACATACTGGAGGTTTCCCCAGATTACTCCCAGGCTGTAAATGTTACGCAGTACGGCTGGTCCGCAGTATTATTTGCAATTATATCTATTGTTGTTTACATAGCCGCCCTTTTGTGCTCTCACCTAAGTGCGTTCCGGGTTGCAGCCAATATTAGAAAGGAGCTTATGCGGCACATTGCAGCCCTGCCTCTTGGAGTAACGGAAAAATATGGAAGCGGAAAGCTGAGGAGAATTGTCAATACCTCCAGCACTGCCACAGAAACTTATCTGGCCCACAGGCTGCCTGATAAGGCAGGGGCCATTGCCACTCCTATAGGACTGCTTGTTCTCCTCCTTGTATTTGACTGGCGGCTGGGACTGCTAAGCCTTGTTCCTGTTGTACTTGGCTTCCTGATTATGATGAAAATGACGGGCAAAAATATGGAGCAGAAATTAAAGGAATACCAGAACGCCCTTTCAGATATGTCTAATGAGGCTGTGGAATATGTAAGAGGCGTGCCTGTAGTAAAAACCTTTGGCCAGACAATTTTTTCTTTTAAACGTTTTAAAGCGACTATTGATAATTACGAGAAATGGGTAATTGCATATACAAAAGCTTTAAGGCTTCCTATGATGTTTTATACAACTGCTATTAACGGCGTGTTCGCCTTTTTAATTGCCGGAGGCATTATATTTACAAGAAACGGCGTAACCAATGAATTGCTGTTAAACTTGATTTTTTACATTATAATCACTCCTGTTATTGGAACAACATTGACAAAAATCATGTTTATGAGCGAGGATTCAATGATTGCGGCAGACGCCATAAGCAGAATTGATGAAATATTAAATGAACAGCCCTTATCTGAGGAAGAGAAAAATAATGTGCCTGCAGACAACTCCATTACATTAGAGCACGTAAGCTACAGCTACGACGGAAAGAAAAACGCCTTAAATGATGTGTCTCTGTCTATTAAGCCTGGACAGACAATCGCCCTCATAGGTCCGTCCGGCGGCGGTAAAACAACTCTTGCAAATCTTGTAACAAGATTTTTTGATCCTCAAAAGGGACGCGTATTAATAGGAAATATAGATATACGCCTTATTCCAAAGAAAACGTTAATGAATCAGGTATCTTTTGTATTTCAGCACAGCCGCCTTATTAAAGCATCCATACTGGAAAATGTGCGCATGGCAAAGCCGGAGGCGACACGTGAAGAAGTCCTAGAGGCTTTAAAGTCTGCTCAGTGCCTGGATATTATAGAAAAATTGCCTGACGGCATAGACACGGTTGTAGGTACAAACGGAGTATATCTGTCCGGCGGTGAACAGCAGCGAATCTCCATTGCCCGGGCAATTTTGAAAAACGCGCCTATTCTGATTCTGGACGAAGCCACCGCTTTCGCCGACCCGGACAACGAGGTGCGGGTACAGCAGGCTTTATCCGCCCTTTCCAAGGGAAAAACCGTGATTATGATTGCCCACAGGCTGTCGTCTATTACAGACACTGATTGTATTTATGTTCTGCAGAACGGCCAGATTGCCGAAAGCGGCACACACAGTCAGTTGCTAGAGAAAAACGGCCTGTTTACAAATATGTGGAAGAATTACTCCCAGTCTACAGAATGGAAAATTTCAAAGGAGGCAAAAGCATGA
- a CDS encoding type I restriction endonuclease subunit R, with the protein MSYQSEAALEQQFIEQLNKQGYNPVSIPDYDALLENFKIQFAAFNAAKLDHPLTDKEWERVFNIMLGKSVFQSAKILRDKFVLEREDGTKVYLSFFDADHTKNIFQVTNQTTVVGKYVNRYDVTILVNGLPLIQVELKRRGIDIREAVNQVMRYKKHSYNGLYHFIQLFVVSNGVDTKYFANSDRDMLHSLAFFWTDFNNVRITNLKEFSISFLARDHIIKMLTRYTILNDTDKLLMVMRPYQVYAVEALVRQATLTNRNAYVWHTTGAGKTLTSFKTAQILAANPNIKKVIFLVDRKDLDSQTTEEFNKFENGSVDATDRTDVLVKQMQDKNRQLIVTTMQKMANAVKRPQYAKVMDAYKDEKVVFIIDECHRSQFGDMHKDIVRHFQKAQFFGFTGTPRFEVNGKTEGKITQTTEMLFGECVHNYLIKDAIFDNNVLGFHIEYIKTMEGDFDWDDPTMADGIDVGELYMSEERMSMIANHIVQNHKAKTRNGQYTAIFAVSSIEALVKYYDIFKKINHDLNISGIFSYGQNEEAEGKDEHSRDALERIIKDYNEMYSTNFSTDTFSAYHKDISDRVKGKKTKSLDILLVVNMFLTGFDSKQLSVLYVDKDLKYHDLLQAYSRTNRVEKETKPFGIIICYRNLKKRTDDALTLFSQSHDTSGIVVPDYPYFVEKYNEMVTRLKEIAQTPADIDTMQNEDDQKLFVETFRELTKYLQSLQTFIEFSFDQDSLIMSEQEYQDYKSKYLMLYAKQKKDREVVSVLNDVDFCIELMESDRINVAYIMNLIRNIHFDDAKQKDYDIKHIKEELGRTDNPQLLRKVEILQAFLDRVVVGLESADEIDAAYNDFENEAKREEIVAFAQTEEIDPTMLTDFISEYEFSGTMDAGNIRDRIEKPMPLLKKRSLVNRIVDFIRQHTEKFQ; encoded by the coding sequence ATGTCATACCAAAGCGAAGCAGCTCTTGAACAGCAATTTATAGAGCAACTAAATAAACAGGGATACAATCCTGTGTCTATTCCTGATTACGATGCGCTACTCGAAAATTTCAAAATACAATTTGCAGCCTTCAATGCGGCAAAGCTCGACCATCCTTTAACAGACAAAGAATGGGAGCGTGTATTCAACATCATGCTTGGAAAATCAGTTTTCCAGAGCGCAAAAATTCTCAGAGATAAGTTCGTGTTGGAGCGTGAGGACGGGACAAAAGTATACCTTTCTTTCTTCGATGCCGACCACACAAAGAATATCTTTCAGGTGACAAACCAGACAACGGTTGTCGGAAAATATGTGAATCGTTATGATGTGACGATCCTTGTCAATGGACTTCCTCTCATTCAAGTGGAGTTGAAGCGGCGTGGCATAGATATTCGAGAAGCCGTCAACCAAGTGATGCGCTATAAAAAGCATTCCTACAATGGACTGTACCACTTCATTCAGCTTTTCGTTGTGTCCAATGGCGTTGATACAAAATACTTTGCCAACTCCGACAGAGATATGCTTCACAGTCTTGCCTTCTTTTGGACGGACTTCAACAATGTGCGTATCACCAATCTGAAAGAGTTCTCTATCTCCTTCCTTGCCAGAGACCATATTATCAAGATGCTGACGAGATACACCATCCTGAATGACACGGACAAGCTGCTCATGGTGATGCGTCCCTATCAGGTGTATGCGGTAGAGGCTCTTGTGCGGCAAGCAACCCTCACAAATCGCAACGCCTATGTTTGGCATACAACTGGTGCAGGAAAGACGCTGACCTCTTTTAAGACAGCACAAATCCTTGCAGCCAATCCCAATATCAAAAAGGTTATCTTCCTTGTTGACCGGAAGGACTTGGATTCTCAGACCACAGAAGAGTTCAACAAGTTTGAAAACGGCTCTGTTGATGCCACTGACCGCACTGATGTTCTTGTAAAGCAGATGCAGGACAAAAACCGGCAGCTCATCGTTACAACGATGCAGAAGATGGCGAACGCTGTGAAGCGTCCTCAATACGCAAAAGTTATGGATGCCTATAAGGACGAGAAAGTTGTCTTCATTATTGACGAGTGTCACCGCAGTCAGTTTGGTGATATGCACAAGGACATTGTTCGGCATTTCCAGAAGGCACAATTCTTCGGCTTTACCGGCACACCTCGTTTTGAGGTCAACGGAAAGACGGAGGGAAAAATCACACAGACCACAGAAATGCTCTTCGGAGAATGCGTACATAATTATCTCATCAAGGATGCTATCTTCGACAACAATGTTCTTGGCTTTCATATTGAGTACATCAAGACGATGGAGGGTGATTTCGACTGGGACGATCCCACAATGGCAGATGGGATTGATGTAGGCGAACTCTATATGTCCGAGGAGCGGATGTCTATGATCGCAAACCACATTGTCCAAAACCATAAAGCGAAGACAAGAAACGGTCAATACACAGCCATCTTTGCTGTCTCTTCTATTGAAGCTCTGGTCAAATACTATGACATCTTCAAGAAGATCAATCATGACCTGAACATCAGCGGTATCTTCTCCTATGGACAGAACGAAGAAGCAGAAGGTAAAGATGAGCATAGTCGGGACGCTCTGGAACGGATCATCAAAGACTATAATGAGATGTACAGCACCAATTTCTCGACGGACACCTTCTCAGCCTATCACAAGGATATTTCAGACCGTGTAAAGGGAAAGAAAACCAAGTCCCTTGACATCCTTCTTGTAGTAAATATGTTCCTGACCGGCTTTGACAGCAAGCAGTTGTCCGTCCTCTATGTGGACAAGGATTTGAAATATCACGACCTGCTGCAAGCATACTCACGAACCAACCGTGTTGAAAAGGAAACGAAACCCTTTGGTATTATCATCTGCTACCGTAATCTGAAAAAGAGGACAGATGACGCTCTTACCCTATTTTCTCAGAGCCATGATACTTCTGGTATTGTTGTTCCCGACTATCCCTATTTCGTCGAGAAGTACAATGAAATGGTTACTCGCTTGAAAGAAATCGCTCAGACTCCAGCGGATATTGACACCATGCAGAACGAGGATGACCAGAAGCTTTTCGTTGAGACATTCCGTGAGCTGACCAAATATTTGCAATCACTTCAAACCTTCATTGAGTTCAGCTTCGACCAAGACTCTCTCATCATGAGCGAGCAGGAATATCAGGACTATAAGAGCAAGTATCTGATGCTTTACGCAAAGCAAAAGAAAGATCGTGAAGTTGTTTCCGTCCTGAACGATGTGGATTTCTGCATTGAGCTGATGGAAAGTGACCGAATCAATGTTGCTTATATCATGAACCTTATCCGAAACATTCACTTCGATGATGCCAAACAGAAGGATTATGATATTAAGCACATCAAGGAAGAGCTGGGAAGAACAGATAATCCGCAGTTGCTCCGCAAGGTGGAGATTCTGCAAGCCTTCTTGGATCGTGTTGTTGTGGGGCTGGAAAGTGCAGATGAGATCGACGCTGCCTACAATGACTTTGAAAATGAGGCAAAGCGTGAAGAAATTGTCGCTTTTGCTCAGACAGAAGAAATTGATCCTACCATGCTGACCGATTTCATCTCGGAATATGAGTTTTCCGGCACAATGGATGCCGGTAACATCCGTGACCGTATCGAAAAACCAATGCCGCTGCTGAAAAAACGCTCTCTGGTGAACAGAATTGTAGACTTTATCCGGCAGCACACCGAAAAATTTCAATAA
- a CDS encoding DUF3800 domain-containing protein — protein sequence MIIFFDDDDLHFRGLIVPDKKELNHDKFNQTYDDWYYKMYFDMLKVIFAPKDRYEVYIDVKDTNSYHKAQKLHEICCNNMYDFSRTIIRRVQPIRSQEVSIMQVVDILIGALGYQNRIFDMNVKKSETKQDIIKLIKERSGYQLKKSTLYREEKFNLLRWEAK from the coding sequence TTGATTATTTTTTTTGATGATGATGATTTACATTTTAGAGGATTGATTGTTCCAGATAAGAAGGAATTAAACCATGATAAATTCAATCAGACATATGATGATTGGTACTATAAAATGTATTTTGATATGTTAAAGGTTATTTTTGCTCCAAAGGACAGATATGAAGTATATATAGATGTAAAAGATACAAATTCATATCATAAAGCTCAGAAACTCCATGAGATATGTTGTAATAATATGTACGATTTTTCAAGAACTATAATAAGACGGGTTCAGCCAATTCGTTCTCAAGAGGTATCAATTATGCAGGTTGTGGATATTCTTATTGGAGCTTTAGGTTATCAAAATCGAATATTTGACATGAATGTAAAAAAGAGCGAAACAAAACAGGATATTATAAAGTTAATCAAAGAGCGATCAGGTTATCAGTTGAAAAAATCAACTTTATATAGAGAGGAAAAATTTAATTTACTAAGGTGGGAAGCAAAATGA
- a CDS encoding helix-turn-helix domain-containing protein encodes MKVSYKKLWKMLIDQDMKKRDLEKAAGISHYTINKLNHGDNVTTDVLGKICMALNCTIDDIMEFVDE; translated from the coding sequence ATGAAAGTAAGCTATAAAAAACTCTGGAAAATGCTAATTGATCAAGATATGAAAAAAAGAGATTTAGAAAAAGCTGCTGGAATTAGTCATTATACTATCAATAAATTAAACCACGGCGACAATGTAACCACGGATGTTTTAGGAAAAATCTGCATGGCATTGAATTGCACAATAGATGACATCATGGAATTTGTTGACGAATAA
- a CDS encoding ABC transporter ATP-binding protein, translated as MIQMLQRRFALSRQGAIDLIKGCIACVVQDMSFMFPVGLLYSFVIDIMDKGISGSRVIFYAAGAFLCLAFIFIATWFQYNATYLATYVESGVRRIALAEQLRKIPLSFFGKKDLADLTNSIMGDCATLETAFSHFVPALVGSLISATVIGICLFAYDWRMALAAVWVLPIAFAITMFSSRIQDYFNRISVSANVALEGGVQECLESLQDLKTNNAEERYLEGLNKKIDYVEKRHIITELGTALFVVSSTLILKFGIATVVLVGSALLIKGEINIPLFFMFLLVASRLYSPLEGALQNLAAIISTKANISRMNEILYHPIQTGSSQMTNKGYDITFDHVGFSYNTGEIILKDVSFTAKQGEVAALVGPSGGGKTTVSRLASRFWDINKGKITVGGMDISKIEPETLLSLYSIVFQDVTLFNNTIMENIRIGKKDAKDEEVIAAAKMANCDEFALKLPNGYDSMIGENGCQLSGGERQRISIARAFLKNSPIILLDEATASLDVENETLIQAALSRLIKDKTVLVIAHRMRTVSGADKVVVLSDGCVAEQGKPAELMNTGSIYPRMVKLQMLSQNWGI; from the coding sequence ATGATTCAGATGTTACAAAGACGATTTGCATTATCCAGACAAGGAGCTATAGATTTAATAAAAGGCTGTATTGCCTGCGTGGTACAGGATATGTCTTTTATGTTTCCCGTAGGACTTTTGTACTCCTTTGTCATTGATATTATGGACAAAGGCATATCAGGAAGCCGGGTTATTTTTTATGCTGCCGGCGCTTTCCTGTGCCTGGCCTTTATATTTATAGCCACCTGGTTTCAGTATAACGCTACTTATTTAGCTACTTATGTCGAAAGCGGGGTGCGGCGTATTGCATTGGCTGAACAGCTTCGCAAAATTCCTCTGTCCTTTTTCGGAAAAAAGGATCTTGCTGATTTAACAAATTCCATTATGGGCGACTGCGCCACCCTGGAAACAGCATTTTCTCATTTTGTGCCTGCTTTAGTAGGCTCCCTTATTTCTGCCACTGTCATTGGCATTTGCCTTTTTGCCTATGACTGGAGAATGGCCCTTGCCGCAGTTTGGGTTTTGCCTATTGCATTTGCCATTACTATGTTTTCATCCCGTATACAGGATTATTTTAACCGTATCTCTGTAAGCGCCAATGTAGCCCTGGAAGGCGGCGTTCAGGAGTGTCTTGAAAGTCTGCAGGACTTAAAAACAAATAATGCAGAGGAGCGTTACTTAGAAGGTCTTAACAAGAAAATTGATTATGTGGAAAAACGCCATATTATTACAGAGCTTGGCACCGCCCTGTTTGTAGTTTCCTCAACATTAATATTAAAATTCGGTATTGCTACTGTTGTCCTTGTAGGCTCTGCTCTCCTTATTAAGGGAGAAATTAATATTCCCCTGTTCTTTATGTTTTTGCTTGTGGCTTCCAGACTGTACTCTCCTCTTGAGGGAGCTTTGCAAAACCTTGCGGCTATTATCTCCACCAAGGCTAATATAAGCCGTATGAACGAAATTCTCTATCACCCGATTCAGACAGGCAGCAGCCAGATGACAAATAAGGGCTATGATATTACCTTTGACCATGTAGGTTTTTCTTACAATACTGGGGAAATTATTTTAAAGGATGTTTCATTTACAGCAAAGCAGGGGGAGGTTGCAGCTTTAGTAGGGCCATCCGGCGGCGGCAAAACTACAGTATCCCGCCTTGCCTCCCGCTTCTGGGATATAAATAAAGGAAAAATCACTGTAGGCGGCATGGATATATCAAAAATAGAGCCTGAAACCTTATTATCCCTCTACTCTATTGTATTTCAGGATGTAACTTTGTTTAACAACACGATTATGGAAAATATCAGAATCGGAAAAAAAGACGCTAAAGATGAGGAAGTAATAGCGGCTGCAAAAATGGCCAACTGTGACGAATTTGCGTTAAAGCTTCCCAATGGCTATGACAGTATGATCGGTGAAAATGGCTGCCAGCTGTCCGGTGGAGAAAGGCAGCGTATTTCCATTGCCAGAGCCTTCTTAAAAAACTCTCCTATTATTTTATTGGACGAGGCAACGGCAAGCCTTGACGTAGAAAATGAAACCTTAATACAGGCCGCACTGTCCAGATTAATCAAGGACAAAACTGTACTTGTGATTGCTCATCGTATGCGCACTGTCAGCGGCGCCGACAAGGTGGTCGTACTTTCAGACGGCTGCGTTGCCGAACAGGGAAAACCTGCAGAACTGATGAATACAGGAAGCATTTATCCTCGTATGGTAAAACTGCAGATGCTTAGTCAAAATTGGGGGATTTAA